Proteins encoded by one window of Candidatus Limnocylindrales bacterium:
- a CDS encoding ATP-binding protein translates to MTPDALSNHDPAREPSREILAPLLLRRFRLIRWPILAGTAAFAGLHVWLHEQHLGLLLALKFLQAAVTVGGMWISARNPTRATLVACLLVLSITCNFVTGATGLIIGNVHTNALLFAITILATSSFIPWGPRTQAVAVVAAFLMATAPLLVESSVYHDIWYDLSALSLAFLMSIYIAREVERDTLAEYRARAASRALAESRADFEGIFRSSNVQSALLDLTDDDFVYVDVNETLATAFGVTVEQVRGRTGREVGFSHGEVERLRELIVRCAKEGSVHVPEYFMPIGEPRWFQISLTAIHQGGRTRVGGVGVDITERRRAAEAVRRMNLDLEAQVRERTALLEAANKDLESFAYSVSHDLRTPLRSIEGFAAVLADDHGSELSDDALTKLERIRGASRRMAQLIDDMLMLSRASRVEIRREPVDVTVMVRAIAADFHATNPERDATFEIEDGLLANADTQLLRIVLTNLIGNAWKYTGRRRSAQIAIGSEIHEGESVFSVRDNGCGFDMRFVGKLFQPFQRLHANQEFEGTGVGLATVARIVRRHGGKVWAEGHLDRGAVFRFTLGDTAAVNPS, encoded by the coding sequence ATGACACCCGACGCGCTCAGCAACCACGATCCGGCGCGTGAGCCCAGCCGGGAAATCCTCGCGCCGCTTCTGCTTCGCCGATTCCGCCTGATCCGCTGGCCGATCCTCGCCGGAACAGCTGCATTCGCCGGTCTTCACGTCTGGCTTCACGAGCAGCACCTTGGCCTGCTCCTCGCCCTCAAGTTCCTGCAGGCGGCCGTCACCGTGGGCGGCATGTGGATCTCGGCTCGCAATCCGACGCGGGCGACACTCGTCGCATGCCTGCTCGTGCTATCGATCACATGCAACTTCGTCACCGGCGCGACCGGCCTGATCATCGGCAACGTCCACACCAATGCGCTGCTGTTCGCGATCACGATTCTCGCGACGTCGAGCTTCATCCCATGGGGCCCGCGGACCCAGGCCGTGGCGGTTGTCGCCGCATTCCTCATGGCGACGGCACCGCTGCTCGTGGAGTCGTCGGTCTACCACGACATCTGGTACGACCTGAGTGCATTGTCGCTGGCGTTCCTGATGTCGATCTACATTGCACGCGAGGTCGAGCGCGACACCCTCGCCGAATACAGGGCGCGCGCGGCCAGCCGTGCGCTGGCCGAGAGCCGCGCCGATTTCGAAGGCATTTTCCGCTCGTCCAACGTGCAGAGCGCGCTGCTCGATCTGACCGACGACGACTTCGTCTACGTCGACGTCAACGAAACTCTGGCCACGGCATTCGGTGTGACGGTCGAACAGGTACGCGGCCGCACCGGCCGCGAGGTCGGGTTCTCGCACGGCGAGGTCGAGCGGCTCCGCGAGCTCATCGTGCGTTGTGCGAAGGAAGGCTCGGTGCATGTTCCCGAGTATTTCATGCCGATCGGCGAGCCGCGCTGGTTCCAGATCAGCCTGACGGCCATTCACCAGGGCGGGCGGACGCGCGTCGGAGGCGTCGGCGTCGACATCACCGAACGCCGGCGTGCAGCCGAAGCCGTACGGCGGATGAACCTCGATCTGGAGGCCCAGGTTCGCGAGCGAACCGCGCTGCTCGAGGCGGCCAACAAGGATCTCGAATCATTCGCGTATTCGGTCTCGCACGACCTGCGGACGCCGCTTCGCAGCATCGAGGGATTTGCCGCCGTGCTCGCCGACGATCACGGAAGCGAGCTGTCCGACGACGCGCTGACCAAGCTCGAGCGGATCCGCGGAGCGAGCCGGCGCATGGCGCAGCTCATCGACGACATGCTGATGCTGTCGCGCGCATCCCGCGTGGAGATCCGGCGCGAGCCCGTCGACGTTACCGTGATGGTGCGCGCGATCGCCGCCGATTTTCACGCAACGAATCCGGAGCGGGACGCCACGTTCGAAATCGAGGACGGCCTGCTCGCCAATGCGGACACGCAGCTGCTGCGCATCGTGCTGACCAATCTCATCGGCAACGCGTGGAAATACACGGGCAGGCGCAGGAGCGCTCAGATCGCGATCGGCAGCGAGATTCACGAGGGCGAATCGGTGTTCTCCGTGCGGGACAACGGCTGCGGATTCGACATGCGTTTCGTCGGCAAGCTCTTCCAGCCGTTCCAGCGTCTGCACGCGAACCAGGAGTTCGAAGGCACCGGCGTCGGCCTTGCAACCGTAGCGCGCATCGTACGGCGTCACGGCGGCAAGGTTTGGGCGGAGGGACATCTCGATCGCGGGGCGGTGTTTCGCTTTACGCTCGGGGATACGGCGGCGGTCAATCCGTCCTGA
- a CDS encoding glycosyltransferase family 39 protein, whose amino-acid sequence MGDSLSEPVAASLAEPCAAMLRAVQAESGAGRGIVVVASIVLLLVAVAERLHNAWAAPVLSGYDAFGHFTYIWFVARTWHFPMATHGWSFFHPPLYYALMAGIWNALDGLDPYVRLKIGKVLVAALGSVQAPIAWYVVGRAFPQNRAVRAMAALLVLVVPVQLYSAGFLGNEGLHAVFGSLSLLALLHLLDAPSPRRAAVLGLCLGAAMAAKFSALAIVVASLATIAARALARRRYGEGARLIAVTAATSLVICGPWIVRNIEAYGTPFELSRRTFPVAYVENNQPQAARGWADYLTFDPLIFRRPVWPRDSTASSDPAPHDFERAVRESVWTGMYANTWFDGFGGWVLPPVVESEGSRRAGQALLMLGLIPTLLIAIGIVRALVALARRGWDDTSVAFAFTTAAMIVLLVQGTIEVPIAAAVKATYFTPIAVVFAFWFAHGAVWIDERLRALSYLLRAGFLVLAVLSLAVFWQGFLFDPTTITSNIPRFDEGKTVQDGIVKYAGGRVDEARALFRKAAATDYHLAYENLGFLLIDEGKVRAGLSQLRLAWRMQHRQVDGPIDADRFLRLAKAEYGHSIAVVMHDHGQSRRATLLWRRALRQNPQLSEALAGLSLTRLEDVLHLEPDEKARRAAFEEAASDFASVRAIDPGLADGWTLGAAVSAARGDCDGARAILDAWKSLPCWIERQFPAETGTGAGHSASIGRRRLARPRTQRFNPDLVLRACGIESGSI is encoded by the coding sequence TTGGGCGATTCGCTCTCCGAGCCGGTCGCCGCTTCGCTCGCTGAGCCGTGCGCCGCTATGCTGCGCGCCGTGCAGGCGGAATCAGGCGCGGGTCGCGGCATCGTCGTAGTCGCGTCGATCGTCCTGCTGCTGGTGGCGGTCGCCGAGCGGCTGCACAACGCGTGGGCGGCACCGGTTCTTTCCGGCTACGACGCGTTCGGCCACTTCACCTACATCTGGTTCGTCGCGCGCACCTGGCATTTCCCGATGGCGACGCACGGATGGTCGTTCTTCCATCCGCCGCTCTACTACGCGCTGATGGCCGGAATCTGGAACGCGCTCGACGGGCTCGACCCGTACGTCCGGCTGAAGATCGGCAAGGTGCTGGTGGCAGCGCTCGGATCGGTGCAGGCGCCGATCGCATGGTACGTGGTGGGACGCGCGTTTCCGCAAAACCGCGCCGTCCGGGCAATGGCCGCGCTTCTCGTCCTCGTCGTTCCGGTGCAGCTCTACAGTGCGGGATTCCTCGGAAACGAAGGTCTTCACGCCGTCTTCGGTAGCCTGTCGCTGCTCGCGCTGCTTCATCTGCTGGACGCTCCGTCGCCGCGCCGCGCCGCTGTTCTCGGCCTCTGTCTCGGGGCGGCGATGGCTGCCAAGTTTTCGGCGCTCGCCATCGTCGTCGCGTCGCTCGCGACGATTGCCGCTCGCGCACTCGCGCGCCGCCGCTACGGCGAAGGGGCCAGGCTCATCGCCGTCACCGCGGCAACGTCGCTGGTGATCTGCGGTCCGTGGATCGTGCGCAACATCGAAGCGTACGGAACTCCGTTCGAGCTCAGCCGCAGGACGTTCCCGGTCGCATACGTCGAGAACAACCAGCCGCAGGCGGCAAGAGGCTGGGCGGACTACCTGACGTTCGATCCGCTGATCTTCAGGCGGCCGGTGTGGCCGCGCGATTCGACGGCGTCGAGCGATCCGGCGCCGCACGATTTCGAGCGCGCGGTGCGCGAGTCGGTGTGGACCGGAATGTACGCGAACACGTGGTTCGACGGCTTCGGCGGCTGGGTTCTGCCGCCGGTGGTGGAAAGCGAAGGCTCACGCCGCGCCGGGCAGGCGCTGCTCATGCTCGGCCTGATCCCGACGCTGCTGATCGCGATCGGCATCGTGCGTGCGCTGGTCGCCCTCGCACGCCGTGGATGGGATGACACGTCGGTCGCATTCGCGTTCACGACCGCGGCGATGATCGTGCTGCTCGTGCAGGGGACGATCGAAGTACCGATCGCAGCCGCGGTCAAGGCCACGTACTTCACGCCGATCGCGGTCGTATTCGCGTTCTGGTTCGCGCACGGAGCGGTGTGGATCGACGAGCGGCTGCGCGCGCTGTCGTATCTCCTGCGCGCGGGCTTCCTCGTGCTTGCGGTGCTCAGCCTGGCCGTCTTCTGGCAGGGCTTTCTGTTCGATCCGACGACGATCACGAGCAACATCCCGCGCTTCGACGAAGGCAAGACCGTGCAGGACGGCATCGTCAAGTACGCCGGCGGGCGCGTCGACGAAGCGCGCGCGCTTTTCCGCAAGGCGGCGGCCACCGACTACCATCTGGCTTACGAGAATCTCGGCTTTCTGCTGATCGACGAGGGCAAGGTGCGCGCCGGCCTGTCGCAGCTTCGCCTCGCGTGGCGGATGCAGCATCGCCAGGTCGACGGTCCGATCGACGCCGACAGGTTCCTGCGCCTCGCAAAAGCCGAATACGGCCATTCGATTGCGGTCGTGATGCACGACCACGGGCAGTCGAGACGCGCCACTCTGCTCTGGCGCCGCGCGCTGCGCCAGAATCCGCAACTTTCCGAGGCGCTCGCGGGCTTGTCGCTGACCAGGCTCGAAGACGTGCTGCACCTCGAGCCCGACGAAAAAGCGCGCCGCGCCGCGTTCGAAGAGGCCGCAAGTGATTTCGCGAGCGTGCGCGCGATCGATCCGGGCCTGGCCGACGGCTGGACGCTTGGCGCTGCCGTGTCGGCCGCGCGCGGCGACTGCGACGGCGCACGAGCAATCCTCGATGCATGGAAATCGCTTCCATGCTGGATCGAGCGTCAGTTCCCGGCCGAGACCGGTACGGGCGCCGGCCACTCGGCGTCGATCGGGCGGCGACGACTCGCCAGGCCGCGCACGCAGCGCTTCAACCCCGATCTTGTCCTTCGCGCATGCGGCATCGAGTCGGGCTCGATATAG
- a CDS encoding glycosyltransferase family 39 protein has translation MSRTTFLVIASVMTVAAAAVRLNNALSFPVLGGYDAFAHFTYIWFVATTGRIPLADQGWEFFQPPLYYELMALIWRLAGSLDAEVRLRIGTVLIALAGLIPAATAFVIVRLRFPSDRLVQLLAAGSMLFLPMQLYSAGFVGNENLTAILGNLALLALVWTLREETTAHAATLGVMLGLAMLTKFTAIVVVAGSIATIALRGIVRRDFAGAAGTVAIVVVAMLAVCGGYYARNVREFGTPFQLSRTHLFLKRVEDSQLQGRRELLEYLLFDPGIIYRPQWPRGLSLNSPRPPYGGYSAMRESIPTGIYANTWFDGFGGFVLTPVTHSEASRRAGQLLLLLALVPTSIMLLGIAVSLQNLWRRGWDDTAVAMLTTLAAMAAVVVHGTRSVPTQAAVKATYLLLVGSAFAYMFAVGFVFVGARSRRLQHAAASACAALALTSAIVFAHGRFMPDDWFVEGFENAIVQNMYGVLHYAGGDRAIAQKKFEAAAARGHHLGYENLAALAFESGKLDAAQYFLRTAALRQPGQSTGTAAQREEAILSTQAEYANSIAVFDFAGGDLDGAREELERSRRYDRSIPESAYNLGIVHLIEASREPAGQARSDSLRRADEELAASASLDPGFADAVAMRGVVLALQGDCRAASALLSRAQPANGVPGAERLPDRSYPVETGPGDLNAAGLLRRRKIETLPAELSPAEQFRRCEAIRDRPAAT, from the coding sequence ATGAGCCGCACTACCTTCCTCGTCATTGCCTCGGTGATGACGGTCGCGGCGGCGGCGGTGCGTCTCAACAACGCCCTGTCGTTTCCGGTGCTCGGCGGCTACGACGCGTTCGCACACTTTACGTACATCTGGTTCGTCGCGACCACCGGAAGGATCCCGCTGGCCGACCAGGGCTGGGAATTCTTCCAGCCGCCGCTCTACTACGAGCTGATGGCTCTGATCTGGCGCCTGGCCGGCTCCCTCGACGCCGAAGTGCGGCTGCGGATCGGAACGGTGCTGATCGCGCTCGCCGGCCTGATTCCGGCGGCAACGGCATTCGTGATCGTGCGGCTGCGCTTTCCCTCCGATCGGCTCGTCCAGCTGCTGGCGGCCGGGTCGATGCTGTTCCTGCCGATGCAACTCTACAGCGCCGGGTTCGTCGGCAACGAGAACCTGACGGCCATTCTCGGCAACCTCGCGCTTCTCGCGCTGGTCTGGACGTTGCGCGAAGAGACGACGGCCCACGCCGCAACGCTCGGGGTGATGCTCGGGCTGGCCATGCTGACCAAGTTCACGGCAATCGTGGTGGTCGCGGGCTCGATCGCGACGATTGCCCTTCGCGGCATCGTGCGCCGGGATTTTGCCGGTGCCGCGGGAACCGTCGCGATCGTCGTGGTCGCCATGCTCGCGGTCTGCGGCGGCTACTACGCGCGCAACGTTCGCGAGTTCGGCACGCCGTTCCAGCTCAGCCGTACCCATCTTTTCCTGAAGAGGGTCGAGGACTCGCAGCTCCAGGGGCGCCGCGAGCTGCTCGAATATCTGCTGTTCGACCCGGGCATCATCTATCGGCCGCAGTGGCCGCGCGGCCTTTCGCTCAACTCGCCGCGCCCGCCGTACGGCGGGTACAGCGCGATGCGCGAATCGATTCCGACCGGCATCTACGCCAACACCTGGTTCGACGGATTCGGCGGGTTCGTGCTGACGCCGGTCACGCACAGCGAAGCGTCCCGGCGCGCCGGACAGCTGCTGCTGCTGCTCGCGCTGGTGCCGACCTCGATCATGCTGCTCGGCATCGCCGTCTCGCTGCAAAACCTGTGGCGTCGCGGGTGGGACGACACGGCGGTAGCGATGCTGACGACGCTGGCGGCAATGGCGGCTGTCGTCGTACACGGCACACGCAGCGTGCCGACACAGGCGGCCGTAAAGGCGACGTACCTGCTGCTGGTCGGATCGGCGTTCGCGTACATGTTTGCCGTCGGGTTCGTATTCGTCGGCGCGCGCAGCCGCCGCCTGCAGCACGCCGCAGCTTCGGCATGCGCCGCGCTTGCGCTCACGAGCGCGATCGTGTTCGCGCACGGGCGTTTCATGCCCGACGACTGGTTCGTCGAAGGCTTCGAGAACGCGATCGTCCAGAACATGTACGGCGTGCTCCACTATGCCGGCGGCGACCGGGCGATCGCACAGAAGAAGTTCGAAGCGGCCGCCGCCCGCGGCCATCACCTCGGCTACGAGAACCTGGCGGCGCTCGCGTTCGAAAGCGGCAAGCTCGACGCCGCGCAGTATTTCCTGCGAACCGCCGCGCTCCGGCAACCGGGCCAGTCGACGGGCACGGCTGCGCAGCGCGAAGAGGCGATCCTGTCGACGCAGGCCGAGTACGCGAACTCGATTGCGGTGTTCGACTTCGCCGGCGGCGATCTCGACGGGGCGCGCGAAGAGCTCGAACGTTCGCGTCGCTATGACCGTTCGATCCCGGAGAGCGCGTACAACCTCGGCATCGTGCATCTGATCGAAGCCTCCCGGGAGCCGGCCGGGCAGGCGAGGTCTGATTCCCTGCGCCGCGCCGATGAAGAGCTGGCGGCCAGCGCGTCACTCGATCCGGGTTTTGCCGATGCGGTCGCGATGCGCGGCGTCGTGCTTGCCTTGCAGGGCGACTGCAGGGCCGCAAGTGCACTACTCTCTCGCGCGCAGCCGGCTAACGGAGTGCCCGGCGCCGAACGGCTGCCGGACAGGTCGTATCCGGTCGAAACCGGCCCCGGCGACCTCAACGCCGCAGGACTTCTACGACGCCGCAAAATTGAAACGCTGCCGGCGGAGCTTTCGCCTGCCGAGCAGTTTCGCCGCTGCGAGGCGATCCGGGATCGGCCGGCGGCGACTTGA
- the glsA gene encoding glutaminase A, producing the protein MSESFSKKTSAPVPDDPAAEHPLATYLQELYSRHVDCTAGEVASYIPELARADPSAFGIAIATTDGRVYTVGDCETPFSIQSISKPFAYALALQDNGLEGVLDKVGLVPTGNGTDRVSLFQESGRPFNPMINAGAIAATSLVRDEAGRPRVRRILDVMSRCAGKPLQIDDAMVASERHSGIGNFAIDYLLRNSGIVGSVLEPVLECYSQQCSTMVTCRDLAVMAATLAGGGVCPTTNESVLDQAIVSNVLGVMATCGMYDYAGEWVARAGMPSKSGIGGGVIGVLPGQVGIAVFSPPLDTRGNSVRGVRVFHDLSEDFGLHLFQATRSGKSLVRRRYDASMVSSKRMRRSLEQRALSEHGRRIVVFELQGELTLFSIERVIRDILALPPNSDWLVFDFKRVSTADWPALDLWMSFWERNRQRFREVILTGLDADAGLQQYFSAALARKPAALLLAMEEADTALELCEDQLLYDIRVSAPGGIPVSLENFDICEGLDDVSINVLRNVLKTRRFKAGEQIVAIGDAADSMFFLASGQVSVTIDLAGGGTRRLTTCTPGMIFGEMAILERQPRSAVVRADTPVECWELPIADFEHLTNTHPDLKVKLLENFARSLSIRVRRLTDEVRTLSE; encoded by the coding sequence GTGTCCGAAAGCTTTTCGAAAAAAACGAGCGCACCTGTCCCCGACGATCCGGCCGCCGAGCATCCGCTCGCAACGTATCTGCAGGAGCTTTACTCGCGACACGTCGATTGCACCGCCGGCGAGGTGGCAAGCTACATTCCCGAGCTGGCCCGGGCCGACCCGTCGGCATTCGGGATCGCCATCGCCACCACCGACGGCCGTGTCTACACGGTCGGCGACTGCGAAACCCCGTTCTCGATCCAGTCGATCTCCAAGCCGTTCGCCTACGCGCTGGCGCTCCAGGACAACGGTCTCGAGGGCGTGCTCGACAAAGTCGGCCTGGTGCCGACCGGAAACGGGACCGACCGCGTCAGCCTGTTCCAGGAAAGCGGGCGGCCGTTCAATCCGATGATCAACGCGGGCGCGATCGCCGCGACCAGTCTGGTTCGCGACGAAGCCGGCCGGCCGCGCGTCCGCCGCATTCTCGACGTGATGTCGCGGTGTGCCGGAAAACCGCTCCAGATCGACGACGCGATGGTCGCCTCCGAGCGTCACAGCGGCATCGGAAACTTTGCAATCGATTATCTGCTTCGCAATTCGGGAATCGTCGGCTCGGTGCTCGAGCCGGTGCTCGAGTGCTATTCGCAGCAATGTTCGACGATGGTCACCTGCCGCGACCTCGCCGTCATGGCCGCAACGCTCGCCGGAGGCGGAGTCTGCCCGACCACCAACGAAAGCGTGCTCGATCAGGCGATCGTCTCCAACGTCCTCGGTGTCATGGCGACGTGCGGGATGTACGACTACGCCGGCGAATGGGTTGCCCGTGCCGGCATGCCATCCAAGAGCGGAATCGGCGGCGGCGTGATCGGCGTGCTGCCGGGGCAGGTCGGCATCGCGGTCTTCTCCCCGCCGCTCGACACGCGCGGCAACAGCGTGCGCGGCGTGCGCGTGTTCCACGATCTGTCCGAAGACTTCGGCCTGCACCTGTTCCAGGCAACGCGCTCGGGCAAATCGCTCGTGCGGCGCCGCTACGACGCGTCGATGGTCAGCTCCAAGCGCATGCGCCGCTCGCTCGAGCAGCGCGCGCTCTCCGAGCACGGACGGCGCATCGTCGTCTTCGAGCTCCAGGGTGAGCTCACGCTGTTTTCGATCGAGCGGGTGATTCGCGACATTCTCGCGCTGCCGCCCAACTCCGACTGGCTGGTCTTCGACTTCAAGCGCGTCTCGACGGCGGACTGGCCGGCGCTCGACCTGTGGATGTCGTTCTGGGAGCGCAACCGCCAGAGATTCCGCGAAGTCATCCTGACGGGTCTCGACGCCGACGCCGGGCTGCAGCAGTACTTCTCGGCGGCGCTTGCGCGCAAGCCGGCGGCGCTGCTGCTCGCGATGGAAGAGGCCGACACGGCGCTCGAGCTCTGCGAAGACCAGCTTCTCTACGACATTCGCGTCTCGGCTCCGGGAGGAATCCCCGTCTCTCTCGAGAATTTCGATATCTGCGAAGGGCTCGACGACGTCAGCATCAACGTGCTGCGCAACGTCCTCAAGACGCGCCGCTTCAAGGCCGGCGAACAGATCGTCGCCATCGGCGACGCCGCCGATTCGATGTTCTTTCTTGCCAGCGGACAGGTCAGTGTGACGATCGATCTCGCCGGTGGAGGAACGCGCCGGCTGACCACCTGCACGCCGGGAATGATCTTCGGCGAGATGGCGATCCTCGAGCGCCAGCCGCGCTCGGCCGTCGTACGCGCCGATACGCCGGTCGAATGCTGGGAGCTTCCGATCGCCGACTTCGAGCACCTGACCAACACGCATCCCGATCTCAAGGTGAAGCTGCTCGAGAACTTCGCACGCAGTCTTTCCATCCGCGTCCGTCGCCTCACCGACGAAGTGCGCACGCTCAGCGAGTAA